The genome window cagcagcagtggctgGATCTCGAAACCTTGGGCCAGCAGCAGCGGTGGCTGGAACAGCGGCTGGTCCTCATCCCAGCCCAAGATTATAAAGGTGATCAAAATTGGCGGTGGACACGGAGGAAGTGGCTGGAATAATGGCGGTGGCTGGAACAATGGCGGTGGTTGGAGCAATGGCGGTGGCTGGTCCGATGCCAGCGGTTGGTCTGGTGGCAGTGATGGCTGGAGCAATGGTTGGTCAGGTGGCAGCAGTGGTTGGTAATAAGCAAATCTGACCGGGATCACTCCTCACagtttgcaattattttgaatttattttttatacatctACATATGCATTAGtctgtatatatgtagtaaaaatacgttttttttcaatattttttttttttaatttcaattaaaagttttaagcaaatacaaattgcaTGTAAATGAAGCAACAGCTCCCATGATTTTTACTTCAACTTGGATGGGATGATTGACGAGCATTCTCTAGCCACGTTCGGTTAGCCATATTTCATATTcgagcaataaaaacaaaacgcaaCTACAGCAGCAGTTGGATATAAACAAACTCTTTATCGTTCGAGCTATATTCTTAGATATTATcacagaaatataaatattttttattatattttatctatATAAGCTGATAGATATTACTCGATCGGTTCGTCTTGTCGAAGTCAAACTGTGCTGTATTCAAATAGATGTACAACTTGATTTTTACGATGAGGCGTCTTGTTTGCCATCTATGTTTGCCTGGGAACGATAACAAGATTGAGAGACGCTCCACGAGAAGGGGAGGATACAACACTTGCCCGAACTTGACGGCGAGCTGTAGATATgcatttctgttgttgtttgtgttgttttgtgcTCTCATTGATCTCGAAATTCacattaatgcattttttgaattatgacccataacaatta of Drosophila innubila isolate TH190305 chromosome X, UK_Dinn_1.0, whole genome shotgun sequence contains these proteins:
- the LOC117790164 gene encoding uncharacterized transmembrane protein DDB_G0289901 gives rise to the protein MKLFIVLSALIVCASAGIIRSSGWSSSPWGSNSGWSSNPWGSSSSSGWSSNPWGSSSSSGWISKPWASSSGGWNSGWSSSQPKIIKVIKIGGGHGGSGWNNGGGWNNGGGWSNGGGWSDASGWSGGSDGWSNGWSGGSSGW